In Ferrigenium kumadai, the DNA window TCACAGGGCATCAAATTTATCCGCCGCACACACTGGAACGAGGCACAGCAGGCCTGGGTGAAGGACTTCTTCTTCCGCGAAGTGATGCCGGTGCTGACGCCCATCGGTCTCGACCCTGCGCATCCCTTCCCCCGCGTGCACAACAAGAGCCTGAACTTCGCCGTCGAGCTGCAGGGCAAGGATGCCTTCGGGCGCAACTCGGCACGCGCCATCGTGCAGGCGCCGCGCGTGCTGCCGCGCACCATCCTGATGCCGCCGGAGATCAGCGGCTGCGAGCACGGCTTCGTGTTCCTGTCTTCCATCCTGCACGCGCATGTCGGAGAACTGTTCGCGGGCATGGAAGTGCTGGGCTGCTACCAGTTCCGCGTGACGCGCAACAGCGACCTGTTCGTGGACGAAGAAGAGGTGAAGAACCTGCGCCTCAGCCTGCAGGGCGAATTGCCGCACCGCCATTTCGGCGACGCGGTGCGCCTGGAGATCGCCGACAACTGCTCGCCGCAGGTGGCCGAACTGCTGATGAGGGAATTCAACCTCGCGCCGGAAGACCTGTACCGCGTGCACGGGCCGGTGAACCTAGTACGCCTGATGGAGATCCCGGGCCTGGTGGCGCGTGACGACCTGAAATTCACGCCGTTCATGCCCAGCATCCCGACCGGGCTGCAGAAGAAGGGGGCGGACATGTTCAAGGCGATCCGCAAGGGCGACGTGCTGCTGCACCACCCCTTCCAGTCGTTCAAGCCGGTGATCGACTTCATCCAGCAGGCCACCAGCGACCCGGATGTGGTGGCGATCAAGCAGACCGTGTACCGCACCGGCGTGGATTCCGCCCTGATGGAAGCGCTGATCGGCGCGGCGCAGCGCGGCAAGGAAGTGACGGTTGTGGTGGAACTGCTGGCGCGCTTCGACGAAGAGGCCAACATCAATTGGGCGAACCGCCTGGAACAGGTCGGCGCGCACGTGGTGTACGGCGTGGTCGGCCACAAGACCCACGCCAAGATGCTGATGGTGGTGCGCCGCGAGGAAGGCAAACTGCGCCGCTATGTGCACCTCGGCACCGGCAACTACCACCCGCGCACCGCGCGACTGTACACCGACTTCGGCCTGTTCACCTGTAACGAGGAGGTCTGCGCCGACGTGAACGAGGTGTTCAGCCAGCTCACCAGCCTCGGCAAGGCACGCAAGCTCAACCACCTTTGGCAATCACCGTTCACGTTGCACAGCGAAATCCTGCGCGCCATCCAGAACGAGACCCGCCTTGCCAGGGAGGGCAAGCGTGCGCACATCATCGCCAAGATGAACGCGCTGCTCGAACCGGAAACCATAGGCGCGCTTTACGAAGCCTCGCAGGCGGGTGTGAAGATCGACCTGATCGTGCGCGGCGTGTGCGCGCTTCGCCCCGGTGTCAAAGGGCTATCGGAGAACATCCGCGTGCGCTCGGTGATCGGGCGTTTCCTCGAGCACTCGCGCATCTTTTATTTCTGCAACGACCTGAGGCACGACGTCTATCTGGCTAGTGCGGACTGGATGGACCGCAACTTCTTCCGCCGCATTGAGGTGTGCTTTCCTGTGCTCGACAAGAAGCTCAAGAAACGCGTTCTAGACGAAGGGCTAAAGGCCTACCTGCAGGACAACTGCCAGGCATGGGATATGGACGGCGACGGCCATTACCGCCGCAAGGCCACACGCCGTGCAACACGCACCTGCGCGCAGGAGGGGCTGCTCAAGCAGCTCGCCGCCCTGCCGGACAAGACCGGCAATTAGTGCTTTTTCGGACGGCCGGTCTTGATCTTCTCAAGGCCGCCCAGCGCTCGCTTCAATTGCGCGGCGCTCAACCCGGCCAGAACTTGCAGGCCCGCGCGCAGCACTTCACTCTTCTTCACCGGCAGCCCGGCCTTGAGGCAAGCTTCCTTGATCTCGGCGATCTTCCGGTATTCGTTCTCCGGCATGGTGAAGCTGTCGCGCACCACCTTCACCTTCTGCTTCGCTTTCTTGGCCTCCGGCTTGGAAGCGGCGCGCACAGGCTTGGCTACTGCCTTTGCCACCGGTTTCTTCGCGGCAGGTTTCTTCGTGGTTGTTGCGGTTGCAGCGGACTTCTTGGTTGTCATGTCATGTACCCCAGAGTAAAGTGACAAAAACAGTGTATACGCTATATGCAAGCTGGCAAACTGTAATTTTCGGGAGACCAAAGTGGATCTGATCCTGTGGCGGCATGCGGAAGCAGAGGACGGCGCGCCCGACCTCGAACGCAAACTCACCTCCAAAGGCGTCAAGCAAGCCGAAAAGACCGCCGCCTTCCTGCGCCAGCACATGCCGCGTGATGCGCGCATCCTGGTCAGCCCGGCCACCCGCACACTGCAGACCGTTGCTGCCCTCACCGACCATTTCACCCTCGCCCCCACCATCGGCCCCGGCGCTTCGGCGCACGCGATCTTGCAAGCCGCTCGCTGGCCGGACGCGGGTGGTACGGTGCTGGTGGTCGGTCACCAGCCGACACTGGGCGAAGTCGCAGCTCAGCTGCTCGGCAGCGATGATTATTCGCTAAGCCTGAAGAAAGGCGCGCTGTGGTGGTTCAGCTACCGCGAGCGCGAAGAGCAGCCGCAGGTCACCCTGCGCCTCGTCATTTCGCCGGAATTTTTGTAAGGGAGAACGCCATGTTTGAATCCGCCGAGCTCGGACACAAGATCGACAAGGCCACTTACGACAAGGAAGTGCCCAAGCTGCGCGAGGCGCTGCTGGAAGCGCAGATGGATCTGTCCAAACTGGCAAAGTTTCCGGTCATCATCCTGGTCGGCGGCGTGGATGGCGCCGGACGTGGAGAGACCGTCAACCTGCTCAACGAATGGATGGACCCGCGTTTCCTGGAAACTCACGGCATGGGCGAACCCTCCGATGAGGAGCTGGACCGGCCGATGATGTGGCGCTTCTGGCGCGCCCTGCCGCCCAAGGGCAAGATCGGCATCTTCCTCGGTTCCTGGTACACCTGGCCGATACTCAACCGGGTGCTTGGCCATGCCAAGACCCCCGAATTGGACCAGAGCCTCGAACGAGCCAGGCGACTGGAAACCATGCTGGTGGAGGAAGGTGCACTGATACTCAAATTCTGGATGCACCTGTCCAAGGAAAAACAGCAGAAACGCCTCAAGATGCTGGAGAAAGATCCCAAGACCCGCTGGCGCGTTACCAAGCGGGATTGGGAACACTACGAGCTATACGACAAATTCAGCGCCGTGAACGAAAGCGTGATCCGCCATACCAGCACCGCCGAAGCGCCATGGACCATCGTAGAAGGCTATGACCCGAACTACCGCAGCCTGACCGTAGGGAAAGTCATTCTCGATGCGATACGCAAGCGCATCGATGAGGCCGGCCAGAAGATCACCGAGGTATCCGCCCCGCCGCCGCTGCCCTCGATCGACCGGCTCAACGTGCTGAAAACCCTGGATCTGAGCCAGATTCTCAGCAAGAAGAAATACCTCACCGAACTGGAAAAATATCAGGGTAAGCTGGCGATACTGACCCGCGACCCGAAATTCAGTGACATCACCGTCATTGCCCTGTTCGAAGGCAACGACGCGGCGGGCAAAGGAGGCGCCATCCGGCGTGTCGCCAGCGCACTGGATGCCCGACACTACAACATCGTGCCGATCGCCGCGCCCACCGAGGAAGAGCGTGCCCAGCCCTATCTGTGGCGCTTCTGGCGGCACATTCCACGCCGCGGCAGGCTGACCATCTTCGACCGCTCGTGGTATGGCCGCGTGCTTGTGGAGCGCGTCGAAAAGTACTGCTCCGAAACCGACTGGATGCGCGCCTACAGCGAGATCAACGACTTTGAGGCACAAATGGTGCGTCACAGGATCGTGGTGGTTAAATTCTGGCTCTCCATCAGCAAGGACGAACAACTCAAGCGCTTCAAGGAGCGCGAAAAGATCGGTTTCAAGCGCTTCAAGATCACCGACGAAGATTGGCGCAATCGCGAAAAATGGGACGACTACGAAGCCGCCGTGTGTGACATGGTGGACCGCACCAGCACCGAGTTGGCACCGTGGACCCTGGTCGAGGCAAACGACAAGAATTTCGCGCGCATCAAGATCCTGAAGACGCTGTGCCAGCAGATCGAAGCGGAGATGAAAAAGAAATAATCAAGGAACTCTCTCCGGCTTTTATTTTCTAACTTTCCTGCTTTTGCAGTAAAGCAAGTCAGTTTCCCCCGCCGGGATCCGGCGGCATCTCGGATGCAGCTAGTCACTAACCAAGAAAGGAAAATAACATGACCAGACATCGCCTACTGTCACTGACCATTGGATTGACAACCATGGTTGCCGGCACCGGTTTGGCGCAGGCCGCCAGCAGTAACGAGCCGATCCAGCCCGTCGTCAAGGCCAAGCCCCAGAATGCCGCAGTCGTCGAACTCGGCAAGAAACTTTACTTCGACCCCCGTTTGTCGAAATCCGGGTTCATTTCCTGCAATTCCTGCCACAACCTTTCCATGGGTGGCACCGACAACCTCAAGACCTCTGTCGGACACAACTGGCATCAAGGCCCGATCAATGCGCCTACGGTGCTCAACTCCAGCATGAACCTCGCCCAGTTCTGGGATGGGCGTGCGGCGGACCTCAAGGCTCAGGCCGGCGGCCCGATCGCCAACCCCGGCGAGATGGCGTTCACACATGAACTCGCTGTCGACGTGCTCCAGTCCATTCCTGCATATGTAGCAGAATTCAAGAGCGCATTTGGTTCCGACAAGGTTGATATCGACAAGGTGACCAAGGCCATCGCCGCCTTCGAGGAGACTCTGGTGACGCCCGACTCCCGTTTCGACAAGTGGCTGAAGGGGGACAAGAAGGCGCTGAACAAGGAGGAACTCGCCGGCTACAAACTGTTCAAGGATAGCGGCTGCACCGCCTGTCACAACGGCCCTGCCGTCGGTGGCAACTCGTTCCAGAAGTTCGGCGTAGTCGAACCGTACAAGACCACCAATCCCGCCGAAGGACGCATCGCGGTGACGGGCAAGGATGCCGACCGTTTCTACTTCAAAGTGCCGACACTGCGCAACGTCGAACTGACCTATCCGTACTTCCATGACGGCGAAGCTGCCACACTGAAAGACGCGGTCAACACCATGGGACGCCTCCAGTTGGGCAAGCAATTTACCGACGAAGAGAACAGCAAGATCGTCGCCTTCCTGAAAACACTGACCGGAAAGCAGCCATCGTTCCAGTTGCCGCTCCTGCCGCCGTCATCCGACAAGACTCCGCGTCCGCAACCATTCAACTAAAGCAACATCTCGGGGGCCTCGAGCCCCCGTTTCTTTTCCACTGCACTAGTTCGAGTTATCTAGATAATT includes these proteins:
- the ppk1 gene encoding polyphosphate kinase 1 translates to MARKFSPQQFLNRELGQLEFNQRVLAQAEDTTIPLLERLKYLCIVSSNLDEFFEIRVAGLKEQIKLGSVVASVDGMTAKQTLKLVRDQAHRLIERQYQLFNTDLVPALASQGIKFIRRTHWNEAQQAWVKDFFFREVMPVLTPIGLDPAHPFPRVHNKSLNFAVELQGKDAFGRNSARAIVQAPRVLPRTILMPPEISGCEHGFVFLSSILHAHVGELFAGMEVLGCYQFRVTRNSDLFVDEEEVKNLRLSLQGELPHRHFGDAVRLEIADNCSPQVAELLMREFNLAPEDLYRVHGPVNLVRLMEIPGLVARDDLKFTPFMPSIPTGLQKKGADMFKAIRKGDVLLHHPFQSFKPVIDFIQQATSDPDVVAIKQTVYRTGVDSALMEALIGAAQRGKEVTVVVELLARFDEEANINWANRLEQVGAHVVYGVVGHKTHAKMLMVVRREEGKLRRYVHLGTGNYHPRTARLYTDFGLFTCNEEVCADVNEVFSQLTSLGKARKLNHLWQSPFTLHSEILRAIQNETRLAREGKRAHIIAKMNALLEPETIGALYEASQAGVKIDLIVRGVCALRPGVKGLSENIRVRSVIGRFLEHSRIFYFCNDLRHDVYLASADWMDRNFFRRIEVCFPVLDKKLKKRVLDEGLKAYLQDNCQAWDMDGDGHYRRKATRRATRTCAQEGLLKQLAALPDKTGN
- the sixA gene encoding phosphohistidine phosphatase SixA, with the translated sequence MDLILWRHAEAEDGAPDLERKLTSKGVKQAEKTAAFLRQHMPRDARILVSPATRTLQTVAALTDHFTLAPTIGPGASAHAILQAARWPDAGGTVLVVGHQPTLGEVAAQLLGSDDYSLSLKKGALWWFSYREREEQPQVTLRLVISPEFL
- the pap gene encoding polyphosphate:AMP phosphotransferase, whose amino-acid sequence is MFESAELGHKIDKATYDKEVPKLREALLEAQMDLSKLAKFPVIILVGGVDGAGRGETVNLLNEWMDPRFLETHGMGEPSDEELDRPMMWRFWRALPPKGKIGIFLGSWYTWPILNRVLGHAKTPELDQSLERARRLETMLVEEGALILKFWMHLSKEKQQKRLKMLEKDPKTRWRVTKRDWEHYELYDKFSAVNESVIRHTSTAEAPWTIVEGYDPNYRSLTVGKVILDAIRKRIDEAGQKITEVSAPPPLPSIDRLNVLKTLDLSQILSKKKYLTELEKYQGKLAILTRDPKFSDITVIALFEGNDAAGKGGAIRRVASALDARHYNIVPIAAPTEEERAQPYLWRFWRHIPRRGRLTIFDRSWYGRVLVERVEKYCSETDWMRAYSEINDFEAQMVRHRIVVVKFWLSISKDEQLKRFKEREKIGFKRFKITDEDWRNREKWDDYEAAVCDMVDRTSTELAPWTLVEANDKNFARIKILKTLCQQIEAEMKKK
- a CDS encoding cytochrome-c peroxidase; amino-acid sequence: MVAGTGLAQAASSNEPIQPVVKAKPQNAAVVELGKKLYFDPRLSKSGFISCNSCHNLSMGGTDNLKTSVGHNWHQGPINAPTVLNSSMNLAQFWDGRAADLKAQAGGPIANPGEMAFTHELAVDVLQSIPAYVAEFKSAFGSDKVDIDKVTKAIAAFEETLVTPDSRFDKWLKGDKKALNKEELAGYKLFKDSGCTACHNGPAVGGNSFQKFGVVEPYKTTNPAEGRIAVTGKDADRFYFKVPTLRNVELTYPYFHDGEAATLKDAVNTMGRLQLGKQFTDEENSKIVAFLKTLTGKQPSFQLPLLPPSSDKTPRPQPFN